GCACGCGGTATGCCTGCCCGGCCTGCGGTGTCCGCAATGAAGCCGGCGATCAGTGCGACGGGGGGCGGCCGCCCGGCGTCGGCAAGGGTGGGTCGGTCGCCTCCTGCAAGGACTGGCCGGCGTCCTCCGGCCGGGGCCAGTGGTCGCGCTCGAAGGCGCCGGACCGGTCGAGCCGCTCGCGTGGAAGCCTGAGCACCACGTCGTCGTCGCGGCTGGCCGGGATGCTGAAGGCCGGCAGCGGCAGGGGCAGCAGCCGTTCCGAGGCGGCGCTGCGGCGGCCCAGCTCGAGCACCACGTACTGCACGCGGCCCGAGGCAAGGTTGACCACGATGTCGTCCAGCGCTCCCGTGCTCCGGCCCTGGTTGTCGTCGACCGGGCGCTGCAGCAATTCGCTCACGCGCAGCAGGCGCTGGTCCGGCAGGTTGAGGGGCGAGACCGTCGGCCCGAAGTGCCGCTCCAGTGCGGCCCGGTAGCGCTTGTCGCTCCAGTCCGGCCAGCGTTCTCGGGGGAACCCGGGCGCCTGCCGCAACTCCTCCTGCCTGACGTTCAGCAGCAGCTCCCCGGCTTCGCCGGTCGGGCGCAGCAAGGCCACCGGATAGGCAAACAGCTGGCGGCCGAGCCCGAGCACCGGGCGGAAGGCAAGCACCGCGTAGTGCAGGCGCTGGTTGTTGACGTCCAGCACCAGGTCGCGCACTTCCCCCAGGTGCTCGCCGCCCGGCGTGCGGACCGGCTTGCCGATCAGGCGCGAAGCCCGCAGGTCGATGTTGCCGCCAGCACCGCCGCCGCCGGCCGGGTCGCCGCTCATGTCCTGGGAGGCGGCGCCGGCAGGCACCGCCAGCCCCTGCGGTGCCGGCTCCTGTGCTGCGCCCGCGACCGGGCTGGCGGCGAGTGCGGCCATGGCGAGCAGCAGGGCAGGGCGTCGATGGGGCGGCGATGACGTGTTGGCGGGGGATTGCGGCA
This genomic stretch from Eleftheria terrae harbors:
- a CDS encoding PRC-barrel domain-containing protein: MAALAASPVAGAAQEPAPQGLAVPAGAASQDMSGDPAGGGGAGGNIDLRASRLIGKPVRTPGGEHLGEVRDLVLDVNNQRLHYAVLAFRPVLGLGRQLFAYPVALLRPTGEAGELLLNVRQEELRQAPGFPRERWPDWSDKRYRAALERHFGPTVSPLNLPDQRLLRVSELLQRPVDDNQGRSTGALDDIVVNLASGRVQYVVLELGRRSAASERLLPLPLPAFSIPASRDDDVVLRLPRERLDRSGAFERDHWPRPEDAGQSLQEATDPPLPTPGGRPPSH